Part of the Sphingobium sp. TKS genome is shown below.
CGGCCCGCTCCATACCAACAAGCCATTTCTGCACGCCTGTCTCGCCATGCCGGATTTCGCCCAAGGGCGCCTCGACACCGGCCTGATCGAACGGCAGGGGGAGGCGCTGACGGCCATCGACGGTCCGTCCGACCGCGTCCTTGCGGCCGCCGGACAGCGTTTTCGCAGGGACTGGCTTGACCATGGCGATTGGGAAGGGCGACCGTTCCGCGAAGGACTGTTCGGCTTTCGCCTCAATGGGCTGCCGAAGACCAAGGTCGATCTGTTCATGGACGGCCGCCATGTCATCGCGGATGCGAAATCCGGCGACCTGCGCACCGGGCTCTGTTCCGACATGGAACGGGACGGCACAATCATCGTCACGGAACATGGACAAAGCTGGATCTTCGGCCAGACCCCGCCGGTCAAGGCAGGCGGGGCAGCCGCGTCCGACGGCGCGATCCTTTCCCCCATGCCGGGACGGATCATCGCGGTTTCCGTTGCCAAGGGAGACAATGTCGCCAAGGGCCAGAAGCTGGTCACGCTGGAGGCGATGAAGATGGAGCATAGTCTGGTCGCGCCCTTCGACGGGGTGGTGGCGGAACTGGACGCGGCCGAAGGCGGCCAGGTCAGCGAAGGCACGCTGCTGGCGCTGGTCGAGCGGGGAGAGGATTGATGGCGGGCCGCTATTATGACGACTGGCGGATCGGTGACCGGATTGCCCATGAAATCCGCCGCACGGTGACCGAAACCGACAATCTTCTCTTTTCGACCATGACCCATAATCCCCAGCCGCTGCATCTGGATGCCGAAGCGGCCAAGGCGTCCGAATTCGGTCAGATTCTGGTCAACGGCACCTTCACCTTCGCGCTGATGGTGGGGTTGTCGGTGGGGGATACGACTTTGGGCACGCTGGTCGCCAACCTCGGCTATGACAAGCTGGTCATGCCAAAGCCGGTCTTCATCGGTGACACGATGCGGGCGGAGAGTGAGGTGACCGACCTCAAGGAAAGCCGTTCGCGACCCGAAGCGGGGATCGTGACATTCACGCATCGACTCACTAACCAGCGGGACGAAATCGTCTGCCAATGCCTGCGCATGGCACTGTTGAAGAAGAGGCCCGCATGAAGCTCCGTTCGCTGCTTTTCGTTCCAGCCGACCGCCCCGAGCGCTTTGCCAAGGCTGCGGCCAGCGGCGCCGATGCGATCATCCTCGACCTTGAAGATTCGGTTGCGCCGGAACGCAAGGCCTTCGGACGGGAGGCGATTGCGGAATGGCTGGCGTCGCCCCGCGATGGCGTGGCCTTCGTCCGGGTGAATCCGTTGGA
Proteins encoded:
- a CDS encoding MaoC family dehydratase, which codes for MAGRYYDDWRIGDRIAHEIRRTVTETDNLLFSTMTHNPQPLHLDAEAAKASEFGQILVNGTFTFALMVGLSVGDTTLGTLVANLGYDKLVMPKPVFIGDTMRAESEVTDLKESRSRPEAGIVTFTHRLTNQRDEIVCQCLRMALLKKRPA